The Elaeis guineensis isolate ETL-2024a chromosome 11, EG11, whole genome shotgun sequence genomic interval aatcctgattctcgatcacagagtctcagacatgtagggctcagagtcctcgagcattaagactcttggtcgaagagtccagtccagtgggactcttcaccagtcatcagatcagataggaacctcaaatgtgtgtgaccccgcaggttcgaacctaagccggtagcacaggaaccaattcctgtactaatcgaagtgaccatctagcaatggtacccaacatccggatagatcgaatagtcacaatcgcaacattcagaacctatgcgaatatggttactgtataattcatcccttttgatccctgtgtataagacgactcagggttaaactgtcaaccctgatcagatcatccgaatcgtgctcaactcaaacagtcctgtgactcctcactaggactaccctgatcaagattttgctaaattgaaatacgactgtacacagctcctaaactggagtggtcaattccatcttgacacacgcaccgacaagtcaagtacttgactacacccagcagccttccgtcactgaattagaaattcagctagtcagtgcctaagtacagtgagttgcttgcaagtcactatggcagtctcaggtcggagggacagttataccatatcccatcggaacaaatcttgacagcagaaaaagctccagagtcggtcacgttcagtgcagatgtacccttacatctcacctgtatgccatatcagtgtctctacactccttggttaagaggacaacaacccatatggtatacaatgacctatgcttgataaacgttgttgtccttggtaacaatgtatcatttgatcgcgaacaggtttaaggactaaacgacaaatcctcctttgtcgagtctaaatagtcctaaggacttcaccacaacacaggagttcattagaagatgaaataatttgtgatgaaaaatatcaaaataacttttattaatttataatttatatactaatacaagaaagagcacaaccgtcaacagactgatgattggctttgggacactattcccaacaatcttccacttggcctaaagccaatcggtgcagtatctaatacccatcttcgacttgaagtcgtcgaactccttcaccgtaatggctttagtgaatgggtcggccaggttctccttccatcgatcttctgaaggtcgacatcaccttatccatgatttttcggataagatggtagcggtgcagaatatatttcgtccgctggtgtgccttcggttccttcgcctgagcaatggctctagagctgtcacagtagagcagaactggaccaataagggagggtgctacttcgagcttggtgagaaattttttcaaccacactgcttctttggcagcatctgatgtagcgacatactctacctcacaaactgaatcagccacagtgtgctgttgaaactcttccagcagacagccccaccattaagagaaaaataaatcccgacacactcctgctgtcatcatgatcagactggaaactgaagtctgtaaacccataagtctcaagtccgattcaccataaacaagacactgtccttagtatttcttaaatacttcagatggttttaacaacctttcagtgatctcccctggatcaattggtatctactcacttcccctagtgagtatgccacatctggtcgtgtacatgtcatgcgtacatgatagatccactgctgaagcatatgaaattttacccatacgctctctctctttgaggtattgtcggataatccctcttcgagagagaaattcatggcctattagtagatagcctttcttgaaattctccatgctgaacctcttcagcataatatcaatgtatgtgaatgggataagccaagcaaccttttagatctatccctatagatccttatcctaggatgtaggaagcttctcccagatccttcatggagaactgtgacgacagtcaaatctttattcctgtaatacagggacatcattttgattaagagaatgtcatccacatacaatacaaaaataccactactggataattagcccacttataaatacagggctcttctccgttcttaacgaagccatacgtcttgatcatcctatcaaaacgtatgttccaactccgggatgtgcTTAAGCTAATGCTCTGTGTGACaccttgactcatctgtggatgtgaacccttcagattgtatcatatacacctcttcagtccagttctccatttaggaaagctgtcttcacatccatctgccagatttcatagtccagatgggcagctatcgcaagcataattcaaatgaatttgagcattgtcacaggaaaaatatctcgtcatagtctataccataacgttgacgatatttttggcaaccagacgggctttataggtctccacctttccgtctgcgcccctcttcctcttgaagaccacttacaccctatggatttttactccttcgggtgggtcaaccaatgtccacacatcgttgaccttcatggactccatttcagatttcatggcctttagccatttctcagagtcaggtctctgcattgcatccatgtaggtgatcggatcctcatcgttttcatcaagttcgataggattgcgtctggaccaagaaaccatagaatctgtcgattgacgtggtactctatcagaccgccttaagggtgcaggaataatgggctccgatctgatctaatcaaattcggttcaggttcagcaacttgtgttggtttttccacTAATCTCAGTCGACTTGACAAGTCCTCACAGAAACTTTTCCAACaagttgtcttaaggctgacacaTCTTTTgctatcagctaggtagaaaaaaCCTTGGTCTCTTTgtccctatgaaataacacttatcTTAGACATGACATTAACACCCATTTGCGTCTCTTACGTCATCATTCCATAGGGTCAGATTATAAACCCTTTGAGTCGTCTTTTGGAGTAGTACCCTATGGAAATGTAAAATATAACACCATTATCTATGGTGTTCAGACAGGAGTCCCTAGTAGTGAATTTAGTATCAGTCAGACGGgttaataaaatcataattttaaaattttttcaaaattataattttatagtaaaaattattaattaatctaattaactaacattattaatcctacataaagatctaaatatgatatatatagcatgtatttaaatttaaaatttaaactttatagtaaatattttactgttatgtgttcagaacacattaccttcgtgcagatagttgatcgtcacaatctgatcatcgtcggaagggTCTGTtcatcgcaatatagccacacagtatgtctggcctctgtagatcatccacatgaagctcccggtctgatcNNNNNNNNNNNNNNNNNNNNNNNNNNNNNNNNNNNNNNNNNNNNNNNNNNNNNNNNNNNNNNNNNNNNNNNNNNNNNNNNNNNNNNNNNNNNNNNNNNNNTCTCTTTTAAGTAGGTGAGGAGGGGAATGGGTGGGGATGAAGAGGGATGATGGGGAGACGGCATGGTCGGGTTTCTGGGGGAAGTCAGCGACTTGGGGTTTGAATTTAAGAGAGAtaggatcctttttttttttgagaaatttgtgtttttgaagttaaaatttggtTGAGAAGGAGAAAGGGAGAAAGGAAGGGTTTTTTCTTTGGAGTAAATTCGGGAATGGGGATCAAATCCTAGGCATGGGAAAGAAAGGGGAAAATGTGAGATAAGTTGAGAACTCAgttttcatatttatttatttatttggaaCTGAATGATGCATATAGAGATAAATGTTCTGAATAGCAAGAATTAGCAGGAGGTGCTTTCAGTGATTactgctttttttaaaaaaaaatgtttgtggATTAGTCTAGAAGTACAAAGATGAAAATGAAAACTGCAGGAGgagatggaaaaaaaataaaaaactacagtTATAAAGAGCAAGAAGGAAAGTTGGATCAGGTTGATTCTGAATATTTGTAGGTAAGGAAACGAAGTTGCTGGAATTCTGAACATTAAACTTCTTGATTTCCCCataaagttttgaaatttaaGTGAGTTGCTTTGCTTTTCTCAACTGATAGTTGTGCTTAACCTAATCAAGGATGCTCTCCAAAGACCCTACTTTTCAATCATGCATTTATGGGtggaagatatatatatataaagagttcTATGACATACTTAGTGGCCAGAAAGAACAGTTGTGATCCGAAGTTTGTTAAATttctttgatcttaaaaaatgagTGCAGACCTTCTGCatgttgtcatgatgcatgataGGCAACAATGAGCAGCATAGCATTACCCATCCAATCCAGCTCAGCCCATCTGTTAACTGTGGAGTTGATTACGATTCTTAAGACTTTTTGATTGTTTCGCCAACATCTTTCATGCCCTGAGGACATGCAGCTTGAATAAGACTTCTGAAGAGATAATGTAAACAAAATCTGGTTTCTTTATTCCACTTGCAATGTGGGGTAtaactttcttccttttttttctcttccaatCATATGCAAGTATCTGATAATTATGTATGTATAACTATTTTGCAGGAGACATATAGGATTTGGTTTCGATCATTTGGTAGATACCCCTTGCCTCTAGTAAAGAGAGCCAAACAATGTTGGGTTTCAATCAAGAGTTGGATGGCTGTAAATTATCCAGAAGCACATGATACTTTCAGGAAAGGCGCATCTGAAGCTGAAATAAAACGGGCAGAGCAATCGCTAGGGGTAAAATTACCCGTCCCAACAAAGGTTATGTTTCGATTTTGTGATGGTCAACAGACAATGTCTGAAGATCCATTTGAGGGAAAACGTCTGGCCACTTTGGGGATTATAGGAGGCTATGAGTTTTATGACCATTATGTAAATGTGCATTTGTTACCTCTAAAGCAGATTGTTGCATATACTAAAACATTTTCCAGAATGCTAGGTTTTCCAACCAGGTCAAATTATATTATCTTGGCAGCTTCATATTATTCAGGGAAGTACTTTTTCCTTAATTGTGCTGATGGCCAACTGTATGTTGGCACGAAGAATCTGATGACTGATAGAGAAATGCTGCCATGTGTACCACAAGAATTGATAAACCCAATGCTCAATGCAAGTAATCATATGCCACAAGATGCATTGCTGTTGTGGTTGGAAGAGCATTCCAGGCGTCTACATAGTGGTGTGATTCGCATTCGCAGATCAGATTCATTTCGAAGTATCAGCTTATATCCTGAGCTGCCTCCATTATGTTCTGT includes:
- the LOC105033093 gene encoding F-box protein SKIP16, whose product is MAVGLEGLGGLVLETILSKLEPMAVTTVACVSSRLRAAASDDALWRHFCARDLGLDAPLDPDGNPCPSFKETYRIWFRSFGRYPLPLVKRAKQCWVSIKSWMAVNYPEAHDTFRKGASEAEIKRAEQSLGVKLPVPTKVMFRFCDGQQTMSEDPFEGKRLATLGIIGGYEFYDHYVNVHLLPLKQIVAYTKTFSRMLGFPTRSNYIILAASYYSGKYFFLNCADGQLYVGTKNLMTDREMLPCVPQELINPMLNASNHMPQDALLLWLEEHSRRLHSGVIRIRRSDSFRSISLYPELPPLCSVAVTNGVQVRASAVLVPEESDLNREEEKCYYYAYSIRMSLLPEGCMLDGVHFPSCQLQSRHWMIRCKDIVVPDVHGEAVIGKFPLLFPDKEEFVYESCTLLPGAPGSVEGSFTFVPGRLRKPEGKQFDVKVAPFILEEPGYIF